The following are encoded together in the Bacillus sp. NP157 genome:
- a CDS encoding metalloregulator ArsR/SmtB family transcription factor → MVQYQDRLDMTFAALSDVTRRGVLQQLGSADASVSDLAEKFHMTLTGMKKHVTILEQAGLVTTEKVGRVRTCKLGQRRLEEEAAWIEQHRLLWSTRFDALDEVIERLKREENTHAKRKRK, encoded by the coding sequence ATGGTTCAGTATCAAGACCGCCTCGACATGACCTTCGCCGCACTCTCCGACGTCACCCGGCGCGGCGTGTTGCAGCAGTTGGGCAGCGCCGATGCCTCGGTCAGCGACCTGGCCGAGAAGTTCCACATGACCCTGACGGGCATGAAGAAGCACGTCACCATCCTGGAGCAGGCGGGCCTCGTGACCACCGAGAAGGTCGGTCGCGTACGCACCTGCAAGCTGGGGCAGCGACGGCTGGAAGAAGAAGCCGCCTGGATCGAACAGCACCGCCTCCTCTGGAGCACACGCTTCGACGCACTGGACGAGGTCATCGAACGCCTGAAACGCGAG
- a CDS encoding 1-acyl-sn-glycerol-3-phosphate acyltransferase has translation MPVSSKRPSGFSTFRAGGKIAAMVFASVLLMPLQWVVQRFTNGRATSVLPRLWFRCLRAAMGIRVDVVGTPREGGGTVFVGNHVSHFDILVLGSLLRARFIAKDDMERWPGMRFIGELGQTLFISRKRSDAANVAASLSAKMQAGQDLVLFPEGTTSSGEQVAPFKSSLFSLFIDKDGTGAAWTLQPFTLDVVSVDGHALSAGADRDIYAFHGGMDAGAHVKRFLRLSGALVRVVFHPPVTVTPDTDRKALAARLHAVVASGLRGEAAAASTASPS, from the coding sequence GTGCCAGTGTCATCCAAGAGGCCTTCCGGGTTTTCGACGTTCCGTGCCGGCGGCAAGATCGCGGCGATGGTGTTCGCCAGCGTGCTGTTGATGCCCCTGCAATGGGTGGTGCAGCGTTTCACGAACGGCCGGGCGACATCGGTGCTGCCACGACTGTGGTTCCGCTGCCTGCGCGCGGCGATGGGTATTCGCGTCGACGTCGTCGGCACGCCGCGCGAGGGTGGCGGCACGGTCTTCGTCGGCAACCACGTATCGCACTTCGACATCCTGGTGCTCGGCAGCCTGCTACGCGCTCGCTTCATCGCCAAGGACGACATGGAGCGTTGGCCCGGCATGCGCTTCATCGGCGAGCTGGGCCAGACGTTGTTCATCAGTCGCAAGCGCAGCGATGCCGCGAACGTGGCCGCGTCGCTGTCGGCGAAGATGCAGGCGGGGCAGGACCTGGTGCTTTTCCCCGAAGGCACCACGTCGTCCGGCGAGCAGGTGGCGCCGTTCAAGTCGAGCCTGTTCTCGCTGTTCATCGACAAGGACGGCACCGGAGCCGCGTGGACGTTGCAGCCGTTCACGCTGGATGTCGTGTCTGTCGACGGGCATGCGCTATCGGCCGGTGCCGATCGCGATATCTACGCTTTCCACGGCGGCATGGACGCGGGTGCACACGTGAAGCGTTTCCTGCGCCTGTCGGGTGCGCTCGTGCGCGTCGTGTTCCATCCGCCGGTCACGGTGACGCCGGACACGGATCGCAAGGCGCTGGCGGCGCGGTTGCATGCGGTGGTGGCGTCGGGGCTTCGGGGCGAAGCCGCCGCTGCATCCACCGCGTCGCCATCTTGA
- a CDS encoding beta-lactamase family protein: protein MRNLLAVAVIGLFVTAPAIAAPSPTYQKAALKELLKRSESSHSDAVVVWQDGKEIGHYYKGGKAPGPIELMSVTKSVVAIGIAQLVAEGKISSFDQPVADFYPEWKQGRKAKITIRMLMNHTSGIQNVRNATEEIYPAPDAIQLALAAEIDVPAYTSYNNKAVNLLSGIIEKASGKPMDVFFREGLFKDMGIQPGPWEKDKAGHPYGMAGLPLTAADLGKIGQLMLDKGQWHGKQLLPAAEIDALEQPQFDDQFGLLWWLDPAFRHFDFDPASIAVLRERGVPEATVATLEKGLKGAHFDDTDAMYEGIAKALGPDHKDALQEELISRGIGPFRLFKKTMGPMVAVSGNGDGGQYIYVVPSARIVAVRQIDAEGSQEQPGEGFSDFGQRVLDVAGVHAKAQQH, encoded by the coding sequence ATGCGCAACCTGCTCGCCGTGGCCGTGATCGGCCTCTTCGTTACCGCGCCGGCCATCGCCGCGCCCTCCCCGACCTACCAGAAAGCCGCGCTGAAAGAGCTGCTGAAACGCAGCGAGTCGTCGCACAGCGATGCCGTGGTGGTCTGGCAGGACGGCAAGGAGATCGGCCATTACTACAAGGGTGGCAAGGCACCCGGCCCGATCGAGCTGATGTCGGTGACCAAGTCGGTGGTCGCGATCGGCATTGCGCAGCTCGTCGCCGAAGGGAAGATCAGCTCGTTCGACCAGCCGGTGGCGGATTTCTATCCGGAGTGGAAACAGGGCCGCAAGGCGAAGATCACGATTCGCATGCTGATGAACCATACGTCGGGCATACAGAACGTGCGCAACGCCACCGAGGAGATCTATCCGGCGCCCGACGCGATCCAGCTTGCGCTCGCCGCCGAGATCGACGTGCCTGCGTACACGAGCTACAACAACAAGGCGGTGAACCTGCTCTCGGGCATCATCGAGAAGGCGTCCGGCAAGCCGATGGACGTATTCTTCCGCGAGGGGCTGTTCAAAGACATGGGCATCCAGCCCGGCCCCTGGGAGAAGGACAAGGCGGGCCATCCCTACGGCATGGCCGGCCTGCCCCTCACCGCGGCGGACCTGGGCAAGATCGGGCAGCTGATGCTGGACAAGGGACAGTGGCACGGCAAGCAGCTGTTGCCCGCGGCAGAGATCGACGCGCTCGAGCAGCCGCAGTTCGACGACCAGTTCGGCCTGCTTTGGTGGCTCGATCCCGCCTTTCGCCACTTCGACTTCGACCCGGCGTCGATCGCGGTGCTACGCGAACGCGGAGTCCCCGAGGCAACGGTCGCGACGCTGGAGAAAGGATTGAAGGGCGCGCATTTCGACGATACCGACGCGATGTACGAAGGCATCGCCAAGGCGCTCGGCCCGGACCACAAGGATGCCCTGCAGGAAGAGCTGATCAGCCGCGGCATCGGTCCCTTCCGGCTGTTCAAGAAGACGATGGGACCGATGGTCGCGGTGTCGGGCAATGGCGATGGCGGCCAGTACATTTACGTCGTGCCGTCGGCGAGGATCGTCGCCGTCCGGCAGATCGACGCCGAAGGTTCACAGGAGCAGCCGGGCGAAGGCTTCAGCGACTTCGGACAGCGCGTGCTGGATGTCGCAGGCGTGCACGCGAAGGCACAGCAACACTGA